In the genome of Lactuca sativa cultivar Salinas chromosome 3, Lsat_Salinas_v11, whole genome shotgun sequence, the window TTATGAACACTCCTCAATGTCTTGTTAATCATGTTCAAGAATTGTTCAAAATCATGGAATCGATGCCTTTCTTTTGTTTCTAGATTTCATGCTTTCTATGTCAATCCTAGTGGTTTTTCATGAGGTATCTTTCTATAAAAAGGCCATGTTTTGAACCATCCAAAAGGTCTTCAAAGCAGTCCCTAATGTGGCTTAATGATGGAGAAAACTCAAGCCCTAGTCGTGTTTTCTCTTTTAGCAAAGTACTTTGTTATCCCATAtaaacaatgtactttgaatcatGGATTGAGGTTAGAATTGTTATTTTAACTTCTTGACATGTTGTTACTGTTAAGAACTCGATTTACATCTTTATAGTTGATTTAGGTTgtggcttaatgggttaagttgtcAATTAACCATTAAAATGCAATGATGGGAAAATTATGAAAAATTACTAATCTGTCCCTGTTTTCAAAcaaatctagaaaaatcatcagAAGTCGTATTTATgatccgtaaactctcaaagtttTAATTTTGGGTTTAGTTTGTCCATGATTTTTTCCAAGACTTGGTATTGTCCCTAACCAAGGTGAAAATCGTCTTTTTCACTGACTGGTCGGATATTAGCTGCACCGACATTACGTCTTGTAAAATTCAtagaaaattgtagaaaaatcggtTGGACCTGTGCAAGTAGTACTTTTAAAGATAAAAGTATGAAATATCTGAATATAGAATAAAGTTGAAATTTTTATAGGTTTAAGTGGTACTAAAGTGGCCTCAAACAAACTGTTGTTTTAGGTCAAAATCTGAGAATTTGACCTAATAACTGATTTGCATGTTTGGATAGTAAATTGCCATGATTTGTTCATGTACACTTCTAGTAATACATATATTTGTGGTGGACTAGGGTAAGGTTTAATACCTGAGGTCCAACAAGATTTGAAGTGTGGAAAGGGTGCTTATTTGTTCATGCTACTAGTCATTTAAGAAACACATGTACATTTCATTAAATTATAGTAATTACCAAATAAAAGTTCTTCACagtatttatttggatgaaaTTTTTTGCATCCCATATATTATTGGAAATATTATAAATGCTAAATGCCATAATTATATTATGTGTATTTGCAAATGTAGATTCATGTTAATaatcattttaataaaaatagttaaattcGACTTTGCTTATTTAAATATAATCGTTTTAAAGTGAGATTTTTATTATACACTTATAATGAATATTACTTTGGGTGATAAATAATTTAAGAAATGGTTTTTAAGATTTATTAACTTTTGTGTAAAATGATGGAACATTTTGTATCAATGTATATGAAAATTAGAatgattgattgtttgataaaaaaATAGAATACAAACAAAAGCTGGAAAATATTAAGAGAATCTAATTTATGTATACATGATAAaagattaaatatttaaattaaccAATTTGTAAGTTCACTTAAATCTATATATGCAGGAAAGAAAatgataaatgtttttttttataaaggaaAACTCGTAAATTTGTAAGAATTTTCGAAAAACTTCATACGctctttgaaattttattttatgcaagttttttaaaaatgatttataAGTTACTTTTTGCTTTGACAAATATTTTAAGCACCAAATGGCATCTAGACCTACGGTATAAGGTGTTGTCCTCTTTCCTTAAGGTTGAGTGTTCAAGTTTCATCGTGGAAATAAATGGAATTAATGAGTAGTTTaggcaaggttctaaataacattAGGCATGACATGGCGACAATGTCAAACCTCAAGCTTTTACCGGTTGTGGTGAGTCATGCCGTTCGTAAGACGTGACTTAAGTTgacaattttgtatataattaataattatatatactgtaattcatttttatatacatatttgaTTTAAGGCAGCATTTTGTTAAAGCGTGGCAGCAGATACAAGCTTTGGAGCCATGGCGGCCCATGACGAAGCCATGACAAACTTTCTAAAACCTTGAGTTAGgagtagattatatatatatatatatatatatatatatatatatatatatatatatatatatatatatatatatacaatctcGATGATTTTTATCAAGACACATTTTAATGGCAAAGAGTAGGCAACCAAAGATTCAAAACAAGCCACGCAGCGCAGAGCACAACGAAAATCTAGTAAATGCCAACTCCATACCATTTGATATTGGCAACTTTAAACTTAATGCTTATCTTTAATATGTATTTAACCCGTTCCATGTTCTCTTCTTGAGCTCCACCATGTGATGAtgtgaaagaaaaaaaagttaGTTACAAAAATAGTCTAATCGTAACTTACATatataaaaacacaaaacaacaaCAAACACAATAACTTAAGATTGGAAATAGAAAGGTAGATATCGATAATTATGTCTCTAATAGGGGTAGCTAGAGTTACTGTGTCACCTTTGACATTTCGATATTTTAAAAATGCAATAAAGGAAGAATATGTCAAATTGatcaataaaaaaataatcatGATACACAGTTACCCACAAGGGTCTAGTAACCTGAtatcaaaatattttttaaaaaaaggaGAGTAACTCAAATCCACATgacataaaaaaacattttagtatTAGATAGAGGGGAGAATTTTCATGATATCATCTCAGTAAAGGACAGAAGAAAACCGTGAGGAAAGAGAGAGGAAAGATGAGTAAATAACCTTTTTTTAATAAACTTAACTACAtatattacaatatatatatatatatatatatatatatatatatatatatatatatatatatatatatatatatatatatatatcattaaaattaGTATTATTAATTGGTAGTTAGTTTTTCCGGTTACAAGCTTTATGAAAAACACTTGtgcattatttttcttttattttgaagaCTTGTCACATAAACAACTCCTAATTAACTCACGAACCCTAAAAATAACTTCAACGTAAAATAGTTAATACCCTACTTTCATTTGTCTATTCTTTTGTCTGACACCAACGCGACTCCATCTAGATCAGCGAAGCAGGTATGTTTCTCGATTTCGCTCTTCCTTTAACATCTCTTACCCTCTCTGTGCTACTAACTCAATTGAATAAATcgttatttttcatgaattttagggTTTAGTTATTGGTGCGGCGCATCAATCTTCTTATTTATATGTAACTTATCTACGATTTTTGCTGACTCATGGTTTTATGTCTGTACGTCTTGAGTCTAACGTGATGCATGCGTATTTGGGTTGGTCATCTAAATGTGAATTAAATGCAATGTTGTTTGAATTTTGAGTATAAATTTCGCCTTTCAGTTTGGGGATGATCATTTTATCAATGAATTCAGTTTCTTTAGGGTTTCGTTTCATATCCtggtatctttgtgattattagtcatgaaatttgtttgaacATGCAATAACCATTTGTCTAGATGTGATATAGTGATCATTTGTTTGGCTATTAGTGTCTCAGGTAATAAGGTAATTAAATAAGCGGATCAGTTAGAAGGCCAATATTTAATTACTACCAAAACGAGGTCAAGTGTCGTTCATTTCAGCATCGGATAGCAGCCATGGCAAACAACACTCAACAAGTGCCTCGTGTGCTTGTGAATAGGGTGTCAGAGCAAGCTGTTTTCCCGTGTGGTGGTATTATTTCAAGGTGTGTGAGTACTCTCCCCTTTTTTTCCCAAGAAACACGCAACTCAGAACCTAGTTgaaattaattactaattaattttggattatatataaaaaatattatttagtcaAGAAGAGCCTAAAGGCCCAAGACCTTATCTTTGaccattaatatttaataagtccAAGCCTACTACTAACCCAATTTGACtagtccaacaccacaacccaaaccCAAGATGCTTAACCCATTACTTGATTCATTTGAATAAATGAGTGGACAAGACTTATAAGGTGGGAAAAGATTTTCTCTTCCTCCTATATGGGAcaagtcccacattgtaattttgtagaACAAAGCTCCAACAATGATTTCATTTTTGattgtttaatatttttttcGTTTGTGTTTAATTCGATCCAGTGCAAAGACGATCACATTACAAGGTTGGAATAGGACGTTGGTTCCCACGGACTTGAGGTTCATTATACCTGCGGGAGTATGTTTACACATTGGTATGCATTTTTATTGTAATATTTGTTTGCCAAATTAATTGTTTGTTATAAATACCATCGatttggtttgttttgttttgtagCTATTATACCTGATTTGTCGCAGCAATCCCTTTCAGTTAATCAAGGGTATATGTGTGGTCCCTGCTCAGATGCTCTGGTTTGGGTCGATATGTACAATAGGTCGGGTTCACCCTTTAAACTTAAAGCCGGCGATCATATTGCATGGTTGGATGTTTTACACAATAAAATCACACCAAAATTAATTGATGTCACCCCTCTTTTTAATAATCAACCAACTAGTTACAATTAACTAATGCATTACACAACGTTATTCAATAACCACTTCTTGATATGATACCTAACATGGTTAATTTATGAGTACAAACTTTGCGTCAATTTCAGATGGAATTGTTTTTGTTGAATTATTATGCACTTTTGAATAATATAAATCGGAAAACCACCTATACTTGGTGATAACGTTGATGTTATGTGTTTTTTATTTCTATAAAATTATACACTTACTTTTATCTAATATAATCATGTTGAAAGTTATGCATGAAAGCTATACACTTATTTAGTTTTATAGTTTCAAAAGGTGTTTGGACTGCTTATTCAACTTATGTATATCGTTTTTCAAAAGTGTTTATCAAATTATTAACCCAACAAAACAAAGGTTATTTTATTgtgtttgaaaattttaaaataatatggcCAAAAGGGTATCCATATATTATTGATGTGTCCTTTTTTGAAATATACCTCGTTACTTTTTATTATATTTGGTacaatatataacataaataaTTTCGTAAaccttgaatatatatatatatatatatatatatatatatatatatatatatatatatatatatatatatatatatatatatatatatatatatatatatataggtgggttcagttgagaaaataaaaaaggttgagaatgggggaatcattgtcagccactcatttaattagcctctaaacataaaagacacggtgacaaacttgtaaatatgatataatagCCTTCAATCACAAATACGAACAGTTGAAATTCATTCGTTTTTTGCTCTTTCAATCGAACCTTCAATTCTGTTTGAATATGAACATATGTTCAATatctacgattaattatactcccagaATCATTagaacatcatcgataatcaacaaaaaaaatcaattcgtatcattcattcaacatcgttcatcaaataaaacatcgaaattaaggttagaaaaagatcaaatccttttttgttagaaattttcatatatttctccaccaatctactattttgtaagatttaagcagtcaaagtatcatatttatcacatttttaaaaaagttaacttgtatgcactccaactgtttgatgaaatgcataaactaaattaccacgttatattcacatatgaatatgttttctcatctgaatcaatatgtgattattaaaacacaaaacaaatatgcaagtctgtatgaataacatataaaaaattatatatttctgaaaacacattgtaatattcatatatgaatatactgtgcaatattcacatatgaatatatcaactattattcataagtgaatatacgatGTATTATtttcatgtgatataccatgtactactatataatattcacatatgaaaatatcatataatatttataagtgaatataccatctaacattcacaagtgaatatactacgtaaatatgaatatactatgtttagtatatgctatatttcatatatgaatgatacttaaattgtaaaaaaaaaaaattaatcatagctttattcataagtgaataacgaatgtactgtagtaaaaaccagattcatttttattcacttatgaataacgatagctgaaaatataaaaaaaattaacttttttattttatcttaaaactatatcaatatggatgtctatttgtagagaataaaaaatcatgaattttggtatatttttttcgataaaaataacttcttaaaaattaaaaaataaaccgaaaaaattatgtttttgtatatattaaggtaatgtttAGCAtaatttaaggaaacatgttttgttggaaaagacATGTgcattcctttcccatttccgcTGGTACGTTGGAGACTTTTgctgcaaaaataaatgattggtcgagaatgattcccccattctcaacctttttttttctcaattgaaccctcctatatatatatatatatatatatatatatatatatatatatatatatatatatatataggtagaggTTCacttgagaccacctatattttgtgagacattgtagcacctggttcctggtacgtaaatcttatttgagtattttccatttttagccttggactcgacgagtcataggtccaactcatcgagtagagacgggactccgggacacgtttaagttggtgactcggcgagtccatattccggactcggcgagtcaccgctgttggatgaaaccctaagtttcaggggtttgcaccctatttaaacaacatatccgcCCCAAGCCAACCCCCATTCAccccccgccccccccccccccccccccccccgagcttccaaccctcgttctaagctattcatagagagtttgaagcaattgttgtgtgtccttgaaggttttgaggcaaaagggaagtagatcaagaggaagggaagggatccaagcatctttgtgctctctcagtagttcctttgaggtataacccgttttccccctgtttctatgcttattacttcatttaagtcattcttgagccaatccccaagcttgtatgtgcaaattatttcgtaataagctgattggcccttagatctaggcatggttgagccgcaggagctcagatctgttgcctttatggaccctcattgcatgaagaccctagatctacccttttgggtgcattttcaaccctaaaacccttattggtgaatatctacacgtaaagttggaaactttacgtgtgattcatgctctaggagcccagatctgtgaatagcatggactggaatcgagcaaatccgtgtaGTTAATGGTTGCATggcaacaactcggcgagtcgttcatctgactcggcgagtcggttcgcgagtctccgagtttgtccccttttcgtagtgtcgagtgagcaacgagtcacggggtgtgactcagtgagttggaagctgaactcatctatggaggaactcggggagtcaatgccctgactcggcaagttcaaggcaatctccttagatcaagaacggaCTCGgtgagctgttcatacaactcggcgagtcgcagcataagtgttcttcggatgaagaagaactcggcgagctgttcatacaactcggcgagtcttagcataattgttcatcagatgaagatgaactcgacgagttgttcatacaactcggcgagtaggatgaaagacttgaatatcagtttagaaggagaactcattgagtcatcgcctaactcgacgagtagaaacgggattcaggacaattgtttgggtagggactcggcgagttggaaagccaactcggcaagtcggttcaactgaaagttgactctgactttgacttagggcatgatcaggggtaaaatggtcattttacccaaatgACAGTtaacagtgtttgattgagtatgttgtgggaattgcagccgaaggatttctggagcagcagcagcagcaacagtagacagtcagttcc includes:
- the LOC128125832 gene encoding uncharacterized protein LOC128125832 isoform X1 — its product is MANNTQQVPRVLVNRVSEQAVFPCGGIISSAKTITLQGWNRTLVPTDLRFIIPAGVCLHIAIIPDLSQQSLSVNQGYMCGPCSDALVWVDMYNRSGSPFKLKAGDHIAWLDVLHNKITPKLIDVTPLFNNQPTSYN
- the LOC128125832 gene encoding uncharacterized protein LOC128125832 isoform X2, with the translated sequence MANNTQQVPRVLVNRVSEQAVFPCGGIISSAKTITLQGWNRTLVPTDLRFIIPAGVCLHIVNQGYMCGPCSDALVWVDMYNRSGSPFKLKAGDHIAWLDVLHNKITPKLIDVTPLFNNQPTSYN